GAACAAATATGACCTCTGCAATCGCCATCGAAGTATAATAGGTAACCAGCAGTGAAGCTATCATATACAATGGCATGACGATTGAACGGAATAAAATGATCAAAATAATCGATATTCCGATCAACATCAAGATAACCGTACGCGAATAATCTGCTTTCGATATGTTGCTCAAATCGTTGTTCATGCTCGTTATGCCACCAATGGCCACCTGTGACTCGCTATATGCGGAGCCTTGAATTGCACGATTCACAGCCGATTCAAGACCGTCGATTTGCGCCATTGTTTCTTGGGAATACGGGTTGCTATCAAATACGACATCGAATTTAGCCGTTTGACGATCCTCCGACATATACACATTAAGCGCCGTTTGGAATTCCTCATTTGCAATGGCTTCTTCCGGGATGTACCAGCCTGTCATTTGTTTATTCGGCGATCCGGCAAGACCATTTAGGTAACCCCCTGCCAAAGCGAGTCCATCTGTTACCTGAGTCAAGCCAGCTACGCTCTGATCAAGGCCGCTTGTAAGCTCGCCAAGCTGATCGTTAAGTGAAGCAAATCCCCCCCGCAGTTCTTTCTGGCCATCTGTCAGCTCGTTAAATCCTTGTGTTAGGCTTGGTAGCTGAGAGACGATTTGTCCTTGGCCTGTAGCGGCCTGTGCAATCCCTTTTTGCAGCTCGGACAGTGCAGCTGCCAGCTTACCAAGGCCAGCAACCAGTGACGACTGGCCTTCTGCTGCATGTAAGAAGCCTGCATTGGCCTTCGTCATGCCTGAAGAAATTCCGACAAGCTGCGCGTTCAGCTGTTTCAATTGACCGCTAATACCTGAAGCTCCCGCTTGCAGTTGAGCCAGTGTGCTTAGTGCTTGCTTGTAGTTTTCATCATTTTGCAGCTCTGGGTAGCTCTCTTGAAGACCAGTTAGTCCTTGCTTGACGCCTGACAAACCATCCGCAAGCTTCGCTTGCTCCGATGCAATGGCTGTATAAGCACGTGCCAATTGTCCAAGACCTCCGCCCAGCTTTGCATAGCTGGCCTGCAGCTGCTTGCTTGCGCCTGCCAACTGCTCGGCACTGGTCTGCGCTTGCTTCATTCCCTCGCTAAGCTCGCCAGCACCAACCGAGCCGTCCTTCAAGCCTTGCTGGATGCGTTTCAAACCATCACCAAGCTGCACAATACCATCTTTCAGTTTATTTGCACCAACCACGAGCTGCCCGGCACCATCTACGGCCTCATTCAATTTTGGCGCATTTTCATTCAGAGCGCTGCTTGCTTCTGATAGCCCATTCCGAATTTTTTCTATGCCTTCGCCACTTTTGCCAAGACCATCCTCCAAAATCACCACTTGATCGGAGACAAGAAACTGCTCCATAACCTCGCCTGTAGGACGAGTAGCGCTGCGCACTGCTTTTACGCCTTGCGTATTTGCCAACTCTCGGCTTACTTGCTCCAATGTAGCAAGCCCCTCAGGCGTATCCAGCGGCTTGTTGGTTTTGACAATTACGGTTGTCGGAAGTGAATCCCCAGGGCCGAAGCTGTCTGATATGATGTTAAAAGCTTTAACCGAATCGTATTTATCGCCAATCTCATCTAACGAGTTAAAAGAGATCGTACCTTTGTAAGCTGTTAAGAACGGAACAATAATGACGGCTAATATAATGAGCGCCCATAATGGACGTTTCAAGGAAAACTTGCCGACCGTTCCCCATAGCTTGCTTGGCTTATGTTCCAAAGAACCTTTTGCCGGCCAAAACAGCTTTGTTCCGAGCACTGCCATAAAGAACGGTACAATCGTAAACAAAGCGATGAGCAAAATAGCTACGCCGACCGCAACGGCAACAGCCGAGCGATAAAGCATAAAGGTAGAGAAGCCAATAGCCGAAAAACCGACCAATACAGCTAATCCAGAGAACAATACGGTTCTTCCTGCTGTACGGTACGTATTGACGATCGCTTCCGTCTTATCACCGCCACTATGGCTAAGCTCTTCCTTAAAGCGGCTGATGAGCAGAATGCAATAATCGGTTCCTATTCCGAACAATACGGCGACCAAAAAGATCTGCGTAAAATTAGACAACGGGAAATCGAAGTATTCGACCAGAAAAGCAATAATGGACTGCGAAATTAAATACGTAAATCCTACCGCTACAAGCGGCACGAGCGGCGCGAGGGCCGAACGGAATACAACGAACAAAATAACTAGAATAAAACCAAGTGTAATGAATTCTGTCTTCTTAAGCCCATCTTGCGAGCTTTGGAGAACGTCCTCGGAAATCAGCCAGTTACCCGTATAATAATGCTCCACTTTCACATCCGAGATCGCCCCGTATAGGCCGTCGCGAAGCTCGGAGATCTCACGGTCGCCAGTCTCGACATTCACGAGGGCAATGATGGTGTTGCCATCCTTGGATACCATCTGCTCTGCCAGCTCTTTGGTATCAAAATGGGTAATGACTGTCAACACGCCGATCGACTTCCCATCGCTCTTAAGCTTATCGATACCGCCCTTCACCTCTGCAAGGTCTGCAGCTGACAGCCCTCCATCCTTATGGAATACAAGAACGGTT
This portion of the Cohnella abietis genome encodes:
- a CDS encoding MMPL family transporter, translated to MRIVLKFRWLVLAVWLIAAVGLMATAPGMQDLVRTKGQINVPDGYSSTVARELEKAIGASDSSGASSGMPTVLVFHKDGGLSAADLAEVKGGIDKLKSDGKSIGVLTVITHFDTKELAEQMVSKDGNTIIALVNVETGDREISELRDGLYGAISDVKVEHYYTGNWLISEDVLQSSQDGLKKTEFITLGFILVILFVVFRSALAPLVPLVAVGFTYLISQSIIAFLVEYFDFPLSNFTQIFLVAVLFGIGTDYCILLISRFKEELSHSGGDKTEAIVNTYRTAGRTVLFSGLAVLVGFSAIGFSTFMLYRSAVAVAVGVAILLIALFTIVPFFMAVLGTKLFWPAKGSLEHKPSKLWGTVGKFSLKRPLWALIILAVIIVPFLTAYKGTISFNSLDEIGDKYDSVKAFNIISDSFGPGDSLPTTVIVKTNKPLDTPEGLATLEQVSRELANTQGVKAVRSATRPTGEVMEQFLVSDQVVILEDGLGKSGEGIEKIRNGLSEASSALNENAPKLNEAVDGAGQLVVGANKLKDGIVQLGDGLKRIQQGLKDGSVGAGELSEGMKQAQTSAEQLAGASKQLQASYAKLGGGLGQLARAYTAIASEQAKLADGLSGVKQGLTGLQESYPELQNDENYKQALSTLAQLQAGASGISGQLKQLNAQLVGISSGMTKANAGFLHAAEGQSSLVAGLGKLAAALSELQKGIAQAATGQGQIVSQLPSLTQGFNELTDGQKELRGGFASLNDQLGELTSGLDQSVAGLTQVTDGLALAGGYLNGLAGSPNKQMTGWYIPEEAIANEEFQTALNVYMSEDRQTAKFDVVFDSNPYSQETMAQIDGLESAVNRAIQGSAYSESQVAIGGITSMNNDLSNISKADYSRTVILMLIGISIILIILFRSIVMPLYMIASLLVTYYTSMAIAEVIFVRLLGQSGISWAVPFFGFVMLVALGIDYSIFLMDRFKEYRHLSPQEAILEAMKNMGTVIMSAAVILGGTFAAMLPSGVMSLLQIATIVLCGLFMYALLMLPLFIPVMVRTFGPANWWPFMGRRPNEEQ